In a genomic window of Flavobacterium sp. KACC 22761:
- a CDS encoding helix-turn-helix transcriptional regulator: MKSLDSFYKEITEGSTIEPTSLLPNDIQKEIGHFNVFDIKELLERMKGKPGMPYDRRAYYKISLIKGHNKAEYADKVIEIKKQGLLFATPKIPYNYLPQDTNQGGQFCVFTSEFLSKNKSGIDLDDLPIFASDGYPIFQLSNEEVSEVELIFNKIQKEINSDYIYKYDLIRNYVAELIHFGQKLQPITALYSKHNSAARVSSLFAELLERQFPIESPNQKLQLRTAKDFAERLSVHVNHLNKVLKESTGKTTTELISTRLTNEAKILLKQTDWNISEIAYSLGFEELAHFSNFFKKQTSFTPIAFRS; this comes from the coding sequence ATGAAATCTCTAGATTCATTTTACAAAGAAATTACAGAAGGCTCAACTATTGAACCAACCTCATTATTACCCAATGACATTCAAAAAGAAATTGGCCATTTTAATGTTTTTGACATCAAAGAGCTTTTGGAACGCATGAAAGGAAAACCCGGAATGCCTTATGACAGAAGGGCTTATTACAAAATAAGCTTGATAAAAGGCCACAACAAAGCCGAATATGCCGATAAAGTAATTGAAATCAAAAAACAAGGATTATTGTTTGCCACTCCAAAAATTCCGTACAATTATTTACCGCAAGACACCAATCAAGGTGGCCAATTTTGCGTTTTTACGAGCGAATTTTTATCAAAAAACAAAAGTGGAATTGATTTGGATGATCTTCCCATTTTCGCTTCAGACGGCTATCCAATTTTTCAGTTATCAAATGAAGAAGTTTCAGAAGTTGAATTGATTTTCAATAAAATACAAAAAGAAATCAATTCTGATTATATTTACAAATATGATTTAATTCGAAATTATGTTGCTGAATTAATTCATTTTGGACAAAAATTACAACCTATTACGGCACTATACTCCAAACATAATTCGGCAGCTCGAGTTTCCTCTTTATTTGCCGAATTATTAGAAAGACAATTCCCAATAGAATCTCCAAATCAAAAATTACAATTAAGAACAGCAAAGGATTTTGCTGAACGATTATCGGTTCACGTCAATCATTTAAATAAGGTTTTAAAAGAAAGCACGGGAAAAACAACAACAGAATTGATTAGCACAAGACTAACAAACGAAGCTAAAATCCTTTTAAAACAAACCGACTGGAACATTTCTGAAATCGCCTATTCATTAGGTTTTGAAGAGTTGGCGCATTTTTCAAACTTCTTCAAAAAACAAACCTCATTTACGCCGATTGCTTTTAGGAGCTAG
- a CDS encoding SDR family oxidoreductase encodes MNLSNNKILITGGASGIGLGLTERFIQENNTVIICGRRESVLNEVKAKFPSVITKVCDLSIEKERIALYEWITENHPDLNVLINNAGIQKWISVTDADFYESMKAEINTNIEAPLHLTSLFIQLKSLTTIMNVTSGLAFSPFAKVPVYSATKAFFRSFTLSLRHLLKAKNIEVIEIIPPALNTDLGGIGLHDAHPSVSSFIESIFEQIKEGKQELTFGTSETRLNASAEELRNHFNAMHSNL; translated from the coding sequence ATGAATTTATCAAACAACAAAATTTTAATAACAGGCGGTGCAAGTGGCATTGGGCTTGGACTTACTGAAAGATTTATTCAAGAAAACAATACCGTTATTATTTGCGGACGAAGAGAATCTGTTTTAAATGAAGTAAAAGCAAAATTTCCTTCTGTAATCACAAAAGTGTGTGACTTGTCTATCGAAAAAGAACGAATCGCACTTTATGAATGGATTACTGAAAATCATCCAGATTTAAACGTTTTGATCAACAACGCAGGAATCCAAAAATGGATTTCAGTTACGGATGCTGATTTCTACGAAAGCATGAAAGCCGAAATCAATACAAATATTGAAGCTCCTTTGCATTTGACATCACTTTTTATTCAGTTAAAATCTTTGACCACCATAATGAATGTAACTTCTGGATTGGCATTTTCACCTTTTGCAAAAGTTCCGGTTTATTCGGCCACAAAAGCATTTTTCCGTTCGTTTACGCTTTCGCTTCGTCATTTGCTAAAAGCAAAAAATATCGAAGTAATCGAAATTATTCCACCCGCATTAAACACCGATTTAGGCGGAATTGGCCTTCATGACGCACATCCAAGCGTAAGCAGTTTTATCGAGTCTATTTTTGAGCAAATAAAAGAAGGCAAACAAGAACTCACTTTCGGAACCAGCGAAACACGGCTAAACGCAAGCGCAGAAGAATTAAGAAATCATTTTAATGCAATGCATTCTAACCTATAA
- a CDS encoding SDR family NAD(P)-dependent oxidoreductase: protein MAVNTKIALVTGGSRGLGKNMAIAIAKKGIDVIITYNSKKEEADAVVKEIENLGQKAATLQLNVADSATFDSFFENISEVLKNTFKTDRFDFIVNNAGIGIHNSFEGTTEEEFDLLTNIQFKGPFFLTQKALNVMNDGGGIVNISTGLARFSFPGYAAYASMKGAIETLTKYQAKELGARKIRANVVAPGAIETDFGGGVVRDNEQMNQQIASATALGRVGLPDDIGGVVAFLCTEDARWVNAQRIEASGGMML, encoded by the coding sequence ATGGCTGTAAATACAAAAATAGCTCTCGTTACAGGCGGAAGCAGAGGTTTAGGGAAAAATATGGCAATTGCAATTGCAAAAAAAGGAATCGACGTAATTATAACTTACAACAGCAAAAAAGAAGAAGCAGATGCAGTTGTAAAAGAAATTGAAAATTTAGGACAAAAAGCAGCAACACTTCAATTAAATGTAGCCGATTCAGCAACATTTGATAGTTTCTTTGAAAATATCTCAGAAGTTCTAAAAAACACTTTCAAGACAGATAGATTCGATTTCATAGTAAACAATGCAGGAATTGGAATTCACAATTCATTTGAAGGAACTACCGAAGAAGAATTCGATTTACTGACTAATATTCAGTTCAAAGGACCTTTTTTCTTGACTCAAAAAGCATTGAATGTCATGAATGACGGCGGCGGAATCGTAAACATTTCGACTGGTTTGGCACGGTTTTCTTTCCCTGGTTATGCTGCTTATGCTTCAATGAAAGGCGCTATAGAAACTTTGACAAAATATCAAGCAAAAGAATTAGGAGCACGAAAAATTAGAGCAAATGTTGTCGCTCCAGGCGCCATTGAAACCGATTTTGGCGGAGGAGTTGTTCGCGATAATGAACAAATGAATCAGCAAATTGCATCTGCGACTGCGCTAGGAAGGGTTGGTTTGCCAGACGATATTGGTGGCGTTGTTGCTTTTTTATGTACCGAAGATGCACGCTGGGTAAACGCACAAAGAATTGAAGCTTCTGGTGGAATGATGTTGTAA
- a CDS encoding LytTR family DNA-binding domain-containing protein: MKEPKKCIIVDDEPAAHYVLANYIKQNPQLELVFQGYNGIEAMDYLRENHVDLMFLDINMPEISGMELLKIIPNHPKTILTTAYSEFALESYDYGVIDYLLKPIYFPRFLKAVDRFFSTESVKIKEEEETVINSISVKIDGYFIDIELDQLLYAQSFGNYVKLHTTKRTYLASITTTELEKCLPEKNFMRIHKSYIVALDKIEDTEKDFVIIKNEKLPIGITYKRELSDRLKK; encoded by the coding sequence ATGAAAGAGCCAAAAAAATGTATAATTGTTGATGATGAGCCGGCGGCACATTATGTTTTGGCGAATTATATCAAACAAAATCCGCAATTAGAACTTGTTTTTCAAGGGTATAACGGTATTGAAGCAATGGATTATTTGCGTGAAAATCATGTTGATTTGATGTTTTTAGATATCAATATGCCCGAAATTTCTGGAATGGAATTATTAAAAATTATTCCGAATCATCCCAAAACAATTTTGACGACAGCATATTCTGAATTTGCATTAGAAAGTTACGATTATGGCGTAATTGATTATTTACTGAAACCGATTTATTTTCCAAGATTTTTAAAAGCGGTTGATCGTTTTTTCTCTACAGAATCTGTAAAAATCAAAGAAGAAGAGGAAACGGTCATAAATTCAATAAGCGTTAAGATTGACGGTTATTTTATTGATATTGAATTAGATCAACTTTTGTATGCGCAGAGTTTTGGAAATTATGTGAAACTTCATACCACAAAACGAACGTATTTAGCATCAATAACGACAACAGAATTGGAAAAATGTCTTCCGGAGAAGAATTTTATGCGAATTCATAAATCGTACATCGTCGCTTTAGACAAAATTGAAGATACAGAAAAAGATTTTGTAATTATTAAAAATGAAAAATTGCCAATAGGAATCACATACAAAAGAGAATTATCAGACCGATTAAAAAAATAA
- a CDS encoding sensor histidine kinase — protein MNKKFDNILDNKWWQEIAVVLFSFTIYTLKNDWMLFSSVTSILMGIFFYCILYMHAQFNRFFLLPILFKTQRPLTYIFLTLFGVFVFSIILYEITMLDMFSNCRLYQNSHQRSYVYQLASVLGTLVCILSPIIVFKFYRIHRKQTDEALLFNQMQLNSLKGQLNPHFLFNTFNTLYGISLEFPERTPDLIMKVSQLMRYQLESNNKQCVSLEDELEFINSYVQLEKERVGYRCDITFDSKIDNENAYKISPMLLIAFIENAFKHGTCAIEKCFVRIFITVEKGNLHLHVVNSIPTKKTDVVSTKIGLKNTIERLNLIYGKDYKLDIQDEKNTYIIDLKLQLKKFV, from the coding sequence ATGAATAAAAAGTTTGATAATATATTGGATAACAAGTGGTGGCAGGAAATTGCTGTTGTCCTTTTTTCATTTACAATTTATACGTTGAAAAATGACTGGATGCTTTTCAGTTCGGTCACTTCCATTTTGATGGGGATTTTTTTCTATTGCATTTTGTACATGCACGCCCAGTTTAATCGCTTTTTCCTTCTTCCTATATTATTCAAAACACAGCGTCCGCTAACTTATATTTTTCTGACTCTTTTCGGAGTTTTTGTGTTCTCTATTATTTTATATGAAATCACAATGCTGGATATGTTCAGCAATTGCCGTTTGTATCAAAATTCGCATCAGCGAAGTTATGTGTACCAATTGGCCAGTGTTTTGGGCACTTTGGTTTGTATTTTAAGTCCGATCATTGTTTTTAAATTTTATAGAATTCACAGAAAACAGACCGATGAAGCGCTTTTGTTTAATCAAATGCAATTGAATTCTTTGAAAGGACAATTGAATCCGCATTTTTTATTTAATACCTTTAATACGCTTTACGGAATTAGTTTGGAATTTCCAGAACGAACTCCAGACCTGATTATGAAAGTTTCACAATTAATGCGTTATCAGCTCGAAAGCAATAACAAACAGTGCGTATCTTTAGAAGATGAATTGGAGTTTATAAACAGTTACGTACAGCTTGAAAAAGAAAGAGTAGGATACCGTTGCGATATTACTTTTGATTCTAAAATTGACAACGAAAATGCCTATAAAATTTCGCCAATGCTTTTGATTGCATTTATCGAAAATGCTTTTAAGCATGGAACTTGTGCGATTGAAAAATGTTTTGTCCGAATTTTTATTACAGTAGAAAAAGGAAATCTTCATTTGCATGTTGTCAATTCAATTCCGACGAAAAAAACAGATGTAGTTTCAACTAAAATTGGTTTGAAAAACACAATTGAGCGTCTGAATTTGATTTATGGAAAAGATTATAAGTTGGATATTCAGGATGAAAAAAATACTTATATAATTGATTTAAAATTGCAATTGAAAAAGTTTGTATAA